From the genome of Ananas comosus cultivar F153 linkage group 16, ASM154086v1, whole genome shotgun sequence, one region includes:
- the LOC109722542 gene encoding actin-related protein 6 (The sequence of the model RefSeq protein was modified relative to this genomic sequence to represent the inferred CDS: added 45 bases not found in genome assembly), whose amino-acid sequence ADQLLAADADAAGVSLRRPVDRGYLINPDAERDVWDRVLRGLLRADPSRSSLLLVEPLFNPPSLQRAADELVFEEFGFRSLCVADPPSLVHLYEASRRAGAAQCSLVVDCGFSFTHAAPVLHNLTLNYAVRRMDLGGKALTNFLKELVSYRSLNVMDETLLIDHAKESLCFVSLDVPRDLSLARRSGKDNPFRCTYVLPDGITHTKGFVKDWDEAQRYLSLSDGGLTANSVLNKVVDSRGDADNDDDHRPKVDLTKNEFQLTNERFLVPEMLFHPADLGMNQAGLAECIVRAVNACHPYLHPVLFESIILTGGSTLFPRFAERLERELRPLVPDNYKVKITTQENPILGVWRGGSLLASSPDFESMCVTKAEYEEMGSSRCRRRFFH is encoded by the exons CCCTGCGGCGCCCCGTGGACCGCGGGTACCTGATCAACCCCGACGCCGAGCGCGACGTGTGGGACCGCGTCCTGCGCGGGCTCCTCCGCGCCGACCCCTCCCGCTCCTCCCTCCTGCTGGTCGAGCCCCTCTTCAACCCGCCGTCCCTGCAGCGCGCCGCCGACGAGCTCGTCTTCGAGGAGTTCGGCTTCCGCTCGCTCTGCGTCGCCGACCCGCCCTCGCTCGTCCACCTCTACGAGGCCAGCCGGCGGGCCGGCGCGGCGCAGTGCAGCCTCGTCGTCGACTGCGGGTTCTCGTTCACGCACGCGGCGCCCGTGCTCCACAACCTCACGCTCAACTACGCCGTGCGCCGCATGGACCTCGGCGGCAAGGCGCTCACCAACTTCCTCAAGGAGCTCGTCTCCTACCGCTCCCTCAACGTCATGGACGAGACCCTCCTCATCGACCACGCCAAGGAGTCCCTCTGCTTCGTCTCCCTCGACGTCCCCCGCGACCTCTCCCTCGCcag GAGATCTGGGAAAGACAACCCGTTCAGGTGTACCTATGTGCTGCCTGACGGCATCACTCATACAAAAGGATTTGTGAAGGACTGGGATGAAGCACAGaggtatctctctctctcggatgGAGGCCTGACTGCAAATTCGGTTTTGAATAAGGTAGTTGATTCTCGCGGTGATGCAGACAATGATGACGATCATCGGCCAAAAGTCGACTTGACTAAAAAT GAATTTCAATTGACAAACGAGCGGTTCCTTGTGCCTGAGATGCTTTTTCATCCAGCTGATCTGG GTATGAATCAAGCTGGACTGGCTGAATGTATTGTTCGTGCTGTCAATGCATGCCACCCATATCTTCATCCTGTACTTTTTGAGAG CATTATACTGACTGGCGGAAGTACTTTGTTCCCTCGATTTGCAGAAAGACT agaaagagagcttCGACCTCTCGTGCCTGATAACTACAAAGTGAAGATAACTACTCAAGAGAA CCCTATTTTGGGAGTTTGGAGAGGCGGATCGCTGTTAGCATCTAGCCCTGATTTTGAATCAATGTGTGTCACAAAGGCGGAGTATGAGGAGATGGGATCAAGCCGATGTCGCCGGCGTTTTTTTCACTGA